A region from the uncultured Draconibacterium sp. genome encodes:
- a CDS encoding Gfo/Idh/MocA family oxidoreductase produces the protein MRKIHVGFIGAGGIARAHVYAIQALKFYYGNVPDIILESVASARQESRAKFATEMGFLEAQSVEEFSRNENIESVFILGPNKVHFEHFKLAIGMPHVKSIYLEKPVCASLAEEEQMKSLLESVGSDVKIQVGFQYLQTASVRQCLKLWQSGKLGKPIHFDLKYYHGDYLQESYRKKRVTRLTPAPDGGAMADLGSHGISLLMAFMGDKLQITSALQGGTFSGVPADSDLFSSLALFEPVSGAVGNMSASRISSGSGDLVSLEIYAEKGALRYSSENPDYFEFYTEGSNQWVKQMVGSRYEPVSSFPSGHVPPGWLRSMVHAHYQFFTGDDKEAAIADLNHGLAVQRIVRETAAHLQQFRENFKNEQ, from the coding sequence ATGAGGAAAATACATGTTGGTTTTATTGGGGCAGGAGGAATTGCCCGCGCACATGTTTACGCCATTCAGGCTTTAAAATTTTACTATGGAAATGTTCCTGATATTATTTTAGAATCAGTGGCTTCTGCCCGACAGGAGAGCAGGGCAAAATTTGCCACCGAAATGGGATTTCTTGAAGCGCAGTCGGTTGAGGAATTCAGCAGGAACGAAAACATTGAGTCCGTTTTTATACTGGGGCCCAACAAGGTACATTTCGAGCATTTTAAACTGGCAATAGGAATGCCTCATGTAAAGTCAATTTACCTGGAAAAACCGGTGTGCGCTTCGCTTGCTGAAGAAGAGCAAATGAAATCGTTGCTCGAAAGTGTTGGCTCGGATGTAAAAATACAGGTAGGATTTCAGTATTTGCAAACCGCCTCGGTGCGCCAATGTTTGAAATTGTGGCAATCGGGTAAGCTGGGTAAACCCATTCATTTTGATTTAAAATATTACCATGGCGACTACCTGCAGGAAAGTTATCGGAAAAAGCGGGTTACCCGTTTAACTCCTGCCCCTGATGGGGGCGCAATGGCTGATCTTGGATCGCACGGTATTAGTCTGTTGATGGCTTTTATGGGCGATAAATTACAAATTACAAGCGCTTTGCAGGGCGGAACATTTTCAGGTGTGCCGGCAGATTCTGATTTGTTTAGTTCGCTGGCATTATTCGAGCCGGTAAGTGGGGCGGTTGGCAATATGTCGGCAAGTCGCATCAGTTCAGGCTCGGGCGACCTCGTTAGCCTGGAGATTTATGCCGAAAAAGGAGCTTTGCGCTATTCTTCGGAAAATCCCGATTATTTTGAGTTTTACACCGAAGGATCAAACCAATGGGTGAAACAAATGGTTGGGAGCAGGTACGAGCCGGTAAGCAGTTTCCCTTCGGGGCATGTGCCTCCGGGGTGGTTGCGATCGATGGTTCATGCACATTACCAGTTTTTTACCGGTGACGATAAGGAAGCCGCAATTGCTGATTTAAACCATGGGTTGGCAGTTCAGCGAATTGTAAGAGAAACGGCGGCGCATTTACAACAATTCAGAGAAAATTTTAAAAATGAACAATAG
- a CDS encoding S9 family peptidase: protein MKNIALLLFAAFWVVSCTQKEAGQASKNYVPETPRLSSDVMTPEVLWSFGRLGGAQVSPDGTTVLYTVTYYNIEENKSYRDVYSIPVSGGEAVNITNTAANEYNVLWRPDGQKIGYLSAASGSVQLWEMNPDGSSQKQVSDIEGGIFGFQYAPDQSKIYYLKAVKLDDDIHDLFPDLPKANARLENDIMYRHWDTWHDYTYNHIFIADYENGKVGQGTDIMAGERFDSPMKPFGGNEQIVWSPDSKTLAYVCKKKVGLEYSLSTNSDIYLYDTANGQTSNFTEGMMGYDQNPVFSPDGKYLAWESMERDGYESDKNRLFVADLANGEKKDYTLNFDQNAHGLNWSTDGKSIYFISDIHATDEIYHLDLAAGNFTRITDGIHNYQSVVPVGNQLLAQKVSMSHPAELYLVDPNTGTDKALTAVNKGILDQLTMGKVEKRWITTSDDKQMAVWVIYPPHFDPNKKYPALLYNQGGPQGTVSQFWSYRWNFQMMAANNYIVVAPNRRGLPGFGQEWNEQISKDYGGQNIKDLLTAIDEVAKEPYVDETKLGAVGASYGGFSVMYLAGNHDKRFSAFIAHDGIFNFEHMYTSTEEMWFVNFDYGGAYWDKENAAAQRSYTFSPHKYIQNWDTPILIVQGEKDYRVPPEQGMAAFNAAVLRGVPAQMLYFPEENHWVLQPQNGILWQRVFFNWLDKWLK, encoded by the coding sequence ATGAAGAACATTGCACTTTTATTATTTGCTGCCTTTTGGGTAGTTAGTTGTACCCAAAAAGAAGCGGGTCAGGCTTCAAAAAACTATGTGCCGGAAACGCCCCGGTTAAGCTCCGATGTGATGACTCCTGAGGTGCTTTGGTCCTTTGGTCGTTTGGGGGGCGCCCAGGTTTCGCCTGATGGCACAACTGTTTTATATACGGTTACCTATTACAACATTGAAGAGAATAAATCGTACCGCGATGTTTATTCTATTCCGGTTAGTGGCGGCGAAGCAGTAAATATTACCAACACAGCTGCCAACGAGTACAATGTTTTATGGCGGCCCGATGGCCAAAAAATTGGTTATTTGTCGGCTGCTTCGGGTAGTGTGCAGCTATGGGAAATGAATCCTGATGGAAGTTCGCAAAAGCAGGTTTCCGACATTGAAGGAGGAATATTCGGATTTCAATATGCTCCCGATCAGTCGAAAATATATTACCTAAAAGCGGTTAAGCTTGATGATGATATTCATGATCTTTTTCCGGATTTACCCAAGGCAAATGCCCGATTGGAAAACGATATTATGTACCGGCATTGGGATACCTGGCATGATTATACCTACAACCATATTTTTATTGCCGATTATGAAAACGGTAAAGTGGGCCAAGGAACTGATATTATGGCCGGGGAACGTTTCGATTCGCCAATGAAACCCTTTGGCGGTAACGAACAGATTGTTTGGAGCCCCGATTCGAAAACGCTTGCCTATGTGTGTAAAAAGAAAGTGGGACTGGAATATTCGCTGTCAACCAATTCTGATATTTATTTGTACGATACAGCGAATGGTCAAACCAGCAATTTTACTGAAGGAATGATGGGCTACGATCAAAATCCGGTTTTTTCGCCCGATGGCAAATACCTTGCCTGGGAAAGTATGGAGCGCGATGGCTACGAGTCGGATAAAAACCGATTGTTTGTAGCCGACCTTGCCAATGGTGAGAAAAAAGATTATACCCTGAATTTTGATCAGAATGCCCATGGACTAAACTGGAGCACCGACGGAAAGTCGATTTATTTTATCAGCGATATTCATGCAACCGACGAGATTTATCATCTGGATTTGGCAGCTGGTAATTTTACCCGAATAACTGATGGTATTCATAATTACCAAAGTGTTGTGCCTGTAGGTAATCAGTTGTTGGCGCAAAAAGTTTCCATGTCGCACCCGGCTGAGCTTTATTTGGTCGACCCGAATACCGGAACGGATAAAGCGCTAACAGCAGTAAACAAGGGGATTCTTGATCAGTTAACAATGGGTAAAGTTGAAAAGCGCTGGATAACTACAAGCGATGACAAACAAATGGCTGTTTGGGTTATTTACCCGCCACATTTTGACCCGAACAAAAAATACCCGGCTTTACTCTATAATCAGGGTGGACCACAGGGGACAGTAAGTCAGTTCTGGTCGTACCGTTGGAATTTTCAAATGATGGCGGCCAACAATTATATCGTTGTTGCTCCTAACCGAAGAGGTTTACCGGGTTTCGGACAGGAATGGAACGAACAAATATCGAAAGATTACGGTGGTCAAAATATTAAAGACCTGCTTACTGCTATTGATGAAGTGGCTAAAGAACCATACGTTGACGAAACAAAACTTGGTGCTGTTGGTGCCAGTTATGGCGGCTTTTCGGTAATGTACCTGGCCGGAAATCACGATAAGCGGTTTAGTGCATTTATTGCTCACGATGGTATTTTTAACTTCGAACACATGTATACCTCTACCGAAGAAATGTGGTTTGTGAATTTTGATTATGGCGGCGCTTATTGGGATAAAGAAAATGCTGCTGCCCAACGATCGTATACTTTCTCTCCACACAAATACATTCAAAACTGGGACACCCCAATATTAATTGTGCAGGGAGAAAAAGATTACCGTGTACCTCCCGAGCAGGGAATGGCAGCATTTAATGCAGCTGTTTTGCGTGGGGTGCCGGCTCAAATGTTATATTTTCCGGAAGAAAACCATTGGGTGTTGCAACCGCAAAACGGAATTCTGTGGCAACGCGTATTTTTTAACTGGCTGGATAAATGGTTAAAATAG
- a CDS encoding NigD-like protein has product MKKIALGILIGLTVFITGCLDDDGYSLNDVWIGFGIYKGDGESSGTLVMDSDDVLVPLAATNPRWFEDFSDGDRVLVNYTILDEDQTSSSTPRYYVKVNNINDVLMKGVLDITEEIEDSIGNDPIIVEKAWIKDSLLSFRLKYWGYNEIHFLNLVKQPGEITADDQPIQLELRHNANSDQESIPYTAYVSFSLNSLRIAGLDSVQFEVTASDYGGETYLDSGVFDYSNLELP; this is encoded by the coding sequence ATGAAGAAGATAGCATTAGGAATTTTAATTGGATTAACGGTTTTTATTACCGGATGTTTAGATGATGACGGATATTCGCTCAACGATGTTTGGATTGGTTTTGGGATATACAAAGGAGATGGCGAAAGTTCTGGAACTTTAGTGATGGACAGTGACGATGTATTGGTTCCGTTGGCTGCAACAAACCCACGGTGGTTTGAAGATTTTTCGGATGGTGACCGTGTTCTGGTAAATTATACCATTTTAGACGAAGACCAAACAAGCAGCTCTACACCCCGCTACTACGTAAAAGTTAACAATATTAACGATGTGTTGATGAAAGGAGTGCTGGACATAACTGAAGAAATTGAGGATAGTATTGGCAACGACCCAATTATTGTTGAAAAAGCCTGGATAAAAGACAGTTTGTTGAGTTTTCGGTTAAAGTATTGGGGGTACAACGAAATTCATTTTCTGAACCTGGTAAAACAACCCGGTGAAATTACAGCCGATGATCAGCCCATTCAGTTGGAGTTGCGGCACAATGCAAACAGCGACCAGGAATCGATTCCTTACACCGCATACGTGTCGTTTAGCCTGAACAGTTTGCGCATAGCCGGACTCGACTCGGTACAGTTTGAGGTTACAGCAAGCGACTACGGTGGCGAGACCTATTTAGACAGCGGAGTGTTTGATTATAGCAATTTGGAATTACCATAG
- a CDS encoding thioredoxin domain-containing protein — protein MKTKITTLMLAFMLVLSYTSCNAKTENSNSNNPSVASADKATTMLTKAMFLEKIWDYENSPKEWKYKGDKPALIDFYADWCGPCRTAAPILEEVANDFEGKVHVYKIDTQVERELAAVFGVKGIPAFLYIPMEGKPTMTSGIARTKEDTKRMFTENINTILLKQ, from the coding sequence ATGAAAACAAAAATTACAACTTTAATGCTTGCATTTATGTTGGTATTGAGCTACACCTCGTGTAATGCCAAAACCGAAAATTCAAACTCGAACAATCCTTCGGTAGCATCAGCCGACAAAGCCACCACAATGCTTACCAAGGCCATGTTTCTTGAAAAAATATGGGATTACGAGAATTCGCCAAAAGAATGGAAATATAAAGGTGACAAACCTGCCTTAATTGACTTTTATGCCGACTGGTGCGGGCCATGCAGAACAGCTGCACCAATTTTGGAAGAAGTAGCCAACGACTTTGAGGGTAAGGTTCATGTGTACAAAATTGACACACAAGTTGAGCGTGAGCTGGCTGCGGTGTTTGGAGTTAAAGGCATCCCTGCCTTTTTGTACATTCCAATGGAAGGAAAACCGACCATGACATCGGGCATTGCCCGCACTAAAGAAGACACAAAAAGGATGTTTACCGAAAATATTAATACTATTCTATTAAAACAGTAA
- the hutH gene encoding histidine ammonia-lyase: MANRIFEITPKNLTFEIIQDILENKVKLKLSEISIQLIHKSKRYLDNKLERAEKPLYGINTGFGALCDIEISKDELSKLQENLVVSHACNLGNEIPGDVVKLMLLLKAHALAKGNSAVQLVTVQRILDLFNHNVLPVVCEQGSLGASGDLAPLAKLFLPLLGLGEVNFEGKKQAAGPVLKQLGWEPIKLEAKEGLALLNGTQFMSAHAVYTLLKTFRIIDQGDIIAALSLDAFDGLLEPFSENIQRIRPHKGQAETAKNFRNVLAGSEMQAKPKEHIQDPYSFRCIPQVHGAVKDAVHYVAGVVQTEINSVTDNPTVFPDEDLIISGGNFHGEPLALSLDFLAMAISELGSISERRTYRLIAGERGLPEFLVANPGLNSGFMIPQYAAASIVSQNKQLCTPCVVDSIPSSNEQEDHVSMGGNAATKALKVILNTEKILAVELYNAAQAMDFRRPMKSSPFIENFVKEYRRKVRFVEEDLVMYEGINKTIAFLNSTKINRL, from the coding sequence ATGGCAAATCGTATTTTTGAGATTACACCCAAAAATCTCACTTTTGAAATTATTCAGGATATTCTCGAAAACAAAGTAAAACTCAAACTATCCGAGATTTCAATTCAGCTTATTCATAAAAGTAAAAGGTATCTTGATAATAAACTTGAGCGGGCAGAAAAGCCACTTTATGGTATTAATACCGGCTTTGGGGCTTTGTGCGACATTGAAATATCGAAAGATGAGTTGAGTAAACTACAGGAAAACCTAGTTGTTTCGCATGCCTGCAACCTGGGAAACGAAATACCTGGCGATGTAGTTAAGCTGATGCTTTTGTTAAAAGCGCATGCCCTTGCGAAAGGAAATTCGGCGGTGCAGTTGGTTACCGTTCAGCGTATTTTAGACTTGTTTAACCACAACGTTTTACCGGTGGTTTGCGAACAGGGGTCGCTTGGTGCAAGCGGCGATTTGGCGCCACTAGCCAAGTTGTTTTTACCTTTACTTGGCCTTGGCGAAGTAAATTTTGAAGGGAAAAAACAAGCGGCCGGGCCGGTATTAAAGCAGTTGGGGTGGGAGCCTATAAAACTTGAAGCAAAAGAAGGACTGGCCTTGCTTAACGGCACCCAGTTTATGAGTGCGCATGCTGTTTATACCTTGTTAAAAACCTTCCGGATTATCGACCAGGGAGATATTATTGCAGCACTGTCGCTTGATGCTTTTGATGGTTTGTTGGAACCGTTTTCAGAAAACATACAACGAATTCGACCACACAAAGGCCAGGCTGAAACAGCCAAAAATTTTAGAAATGTACTTGCCGGAAGCGAGATGCAGGCCAAACCCAAAGAACATATTCAGGATCCATACTCGTTCAGGTGTATTCCGCAGGTACACGGTGCCGTAAAAGATGCGGTACATTATGTGGCCGGAGTGGTACAGACTGAAATTAATTCGGTAACCGATAATCCAACGGTTTTTCCGGATGAGGATTTGATTATTTCCGGGGGGAATTTCCATGGAGAACCCCTGGCCTTGTCGCTTGATTTTCTGGCAATGGCAATTAGCGAGTTGGGAAGTATTTCCGAGCGTAGGACCTATCGCCTGATTGCAGGAGAGAGAGGTTTGCCAGAGTTTCTGGTTGCTAACCCGGGATTAAATTCGGGCTTTATGATTCCACAATACGCCGCTGCTTCAATTGTAAGTCAGAATAAACAGCTTTGTACACCTTGTGTTGTCGACTCTATACCATCGTCAAACGAACAGGAAGACCACGTAAGCATGGGCGGAAATGCTGCAACAAAAGCCTTAAAAGTAATTCTGAATACCGAGAAAATACTGGCTGTTGAGTTATACAATGCAGCCCAGGCTATGGATTTTCGCCGACCTATGAAATCATCACCATTTATCGAAAATTTTGTAAAAGAGTACCGCCGAAAGGTACGTTTTGTGGAAGAGGATTTGGTAATGTACGAAGGGATAAATAAAACTATAGCGTTTTTAAACAGCACAAAAATCAATCGTTTATAA
- the hisS gene encoding histidine--tRNA ligase, with amino-acid sequence MAQKPSIPKGTRDFSPVEMVKRNYIFDTIKEVFRLYGFQPIETPAMENLSTLMGKYGEEGDKLLFKILNSGDFISKVPQEMLDEKNSNKLTTKLSEKGLRYDLTVPFARYVVQYRNDLAFPFKRYQIQPVWRADRPQKGRYREFYQCDVDVIGSNSLLNEVELVQIIDDVFNRLGINTTVKINNRKILAGIAEAIGEAERMVDITVAIDKLDKIGLEKVNAEMIEKGISQDAVEKLQPILLLEGTTPEKLAQIETVIGQTEIGAKGIAEMRTMFNYLENIDLNTTVELDLTLARGLNYYTGAIFEVKSNDVKIGSICGGGRYDDLTGIFGMPDVSGVGVSFGAERIYDVLVQLDAFPAKSLETTKVLFVNFGEKEEAYCLPVLNELRKQGVNAEIFPESAKMKKQMTYANRKAIPYVILAGDNEMEANKFTLKNMDNGDQQLLDIKELIKILK; translated from the coding sequence ATGGCACAAAAACCGTCAATACCAAAAGGTACACGCGATTTCTCACCGGTAGAAATGGTGAAAAGAAATTATATTTTCGATACCATTAAAGAAGTTTTTCGCTTGTATGGATTTCAGCCTATTGAAACTCCGGCAATGGAAAACCTCTCAACTTTAATGGGAAAGTACGGCGAAGAAGGAGATAAATTGTTATTTAAAATCTTGAATTCGGGGGACTTTATTTCGAAAGTGCCGCAGGAAATGCTTGACGAAAAAAACTCAAATAAACTTACCACAAAGCTCTCGGAAAAAGGATTGCGCTACGACCTTACCGTGCCATTCGCCCGTTACGTTGTACAATATCGAAACGATTTGGCATTTCCGTTTAAACGCTACCAGATTCAACCGGTTTGGCGTGCCGATCGTCCGCAAAAAGGACGTTATCGCGAATTTTATCAGTGCGACGTGGATGTTATTGGAAGCAACAGCCTGCTTAACGAAGTAGAATTAGTGCAGATTATTGATGATGTTTTTAACCGATTGGGTATAAACACCACCGTAAAAATTAACAATCGAAAGATTTTAGCAGGTATTGCCGAAGCTATTGGCGAGGCAGAACGAATGGTGGATATTACTGTGGCTATTGACAAACTGGATAAAATTGGTTTGGAGAAAGTAAATGCTGAAATGATTGAAAAAGGCATTTCACAGGACGCAGTTGAAAAACTTCAACCCATTTTATTACTTGAAGGAACAACTCCGGAAAAACTGGCTCAAATTGAAACGGTTATTGGCCAAACAGAAATTGGAGCAAAGGGAATTGCCGAGATGAGAACCATGTTTAATTATTTGGAAAACATCGATTTAAATACCACGGTTGAACTCGACCTCACGCTGGCAAGAGGACTTAACTACTACACCGGAGCTATTTTCGAGGTAAAATCAAACGATGTTAAAATTGGCAGCATTTGCGGTGGCGGACGCTACGATGATTTAACCGGTATTTTTGGTATGCCCGATGTTTCGGGAGTTGGTGTTTCGTTTGGTGCGGAACGTATTTACGATGTTTTGGTGCAACTTGATGCTTTTCCGGCAAAGTCGTTGGAAACCACAAAAGTACTTTTTGTAAATTTTGGCGAAAAAGAAGAAGCGTATTGTTTGCCGGTGCTTAACGAGCTTCGGAAACAAGGCGTAAATGCCGAAATATTCCCGGAAAGTGCCAAAATGAAAAAGCAAATGACTTATGCCAACCGTAAAGCAATTCCATACGTGATTCTGGCTGGCGATAACGAAATGGAGGCCAACAAGTTTACGCTTAAGAATATGGATAACGGCGATCAGCAATTGCTCGACATTAAAGAACTGATAAAAATCCTGAAATAG
- a CDS encoding WbuC family cupin fold metalloprotein, whose translation MIKKINKELLVRVSAEAAQSARLRKNYNYHPDFNDPINRMLNAVEPGSYVQPHKHENPDKREVFLLLEGKLLVVFFTNEGVISDHLILDKKQHFGVEIPPATWHTIISLESGTVVYEIKDGPYLPADDKNFATWAPKEGETGCTVYIAGILNQLNIQL comes from the coding sequence ATGATAAAAAAAATCAATAAGGAGCTATTGGTTAGAGTTAGCGCTGAAGCAGCTCAATCGGCAAGGCTCAGAAAAAATTACAATTATCATCCTGATTTTAACGATCCCATTAACCGGATGTTAAATGCCGTTGAGCCAGGCTCGTATGTGCAGCCTCATAAACACGAGAACCCTGATAAACGCGAGGTGTTTCTTTTGTTAGAAGGAAAGTTGCTGGTTGTTTTTTTTACCAACGAGGGAGTTATTAGCGACCATCTTATTCTGGATAAAAAGCAACATTTTGGTGTTGAAATTCCCCCGGCCACATGGCACACTATTATTTCGCTTGAAAGCGGTACAGTGGTATACGAAATAAAAGATGGGCCGTATTTACCCGCCGACGATAAAAATTTTGCAACCTGGGCACCCAAGGAAGGCGAAACCGGCTGTACTGTTTATATAGCCGGAATTTTAAATCAACTTAATATTCAGCTTTAA
- a CDS encoding DUF4870 domain-containing protein, whose protein sequence is MYRIIEDPNERQWGMLVHIAALATFILPIAGNIIGPLIVYLMKKDEYDFVNEQGKEVLNFQITWSIIFFISVILIFVGIGVLMLIGFGIAWLVLVIVGAVSASNGTAYYYPFTIRFLQ, encoded by the coding sequence ATGTACCGAATTATCGAAGATCCGAATGAACGACAATGGGGAATGCTTGTACACATTGCAGCTTTGGCAACTTTTATTCTTCCTATTGCAGGAAATATAATAGGCCCGCTTATTGTTTATCTGATGAAAAAGGATGAGTATGATTTTGTAAATGAACAAGGAAAGGAAGTATTAAATTTTCAGATTACGTGGTCCATTATTTTTTTCATATCTGTAATTTTAATTTTTGTGGGAATTGGCGTTTTAATGCTCATTGGTTTTGGAATAGCCTGGTTGGTTTTGGTAATTGTTGGCGCTGTTTCGGCCAGTAACGGTACAGCTTATTATTATCCGTTTACCATTCGTTTTTTGCAATAA
- a CDS encoding GAF domain-containing protein — protein MEDRKKDGRYGRLYKQLSELVLKSNNTQARMATIIAVLHHKMEYFFWTGYYLLEDGKMTVNSYQGPVACQVLEKNKGVCWAAFNQQETVIVEDVHAFPGHIACDSRSNSEIVVPLKNAEGKIIGVLDVDSSEKAAFTKVDALWLEKILELIHS, from the coding sequence ATGGAAGATAGAAAGAAAGACGGCAGGTACGGTAGATTGTACAAACAATTAAGCGAATTGGTTTTAAAAAGCAACAACACACAGGCCCGGATGGCTACCATTATTGCGGTTTTACATCATAAAATGGAATATTTTTTCTGGACAGGTTATTACTTACTTGAAGATGGTAAAATGACAGTAAACTCGTACCAGGGACCGGTAGCCTGCCAGGTTTTGGAGAAAAATAAAGGCGTATGCTGGGCTGCTTTTAACCAGCAAGAAACAGTTATTGTTGAAGATGTTCATGCTTTTCCCGGACATATTGCCTGCGATTCCAGATCAAACTCGGAGATTGTAGTTCCATTAAAAAATGCCGAAGGTAAGATAATTGGAGTTCTGGATGTTGACAGCTCTGAAAAAGCTGCATTTACTAAAGTTGATGCACTTTGGCTGGAAAAGATATTAGAACTGATTCACAGCTAA
- a CDS encoding aminotransferase class I/II-fold pyridoxal phosphate-dependent enzyme — protein MEKGLKSNHFVNLNLNVRGLNQSATLLINERSNELIQKGETVYKLGLGQSPFPVPEIVQEALRKNAHQKDYLPVKGLIPLREAIAEFNYRHQGLEGSADDIMIGPGSKELIFILQLVYYGELIIPTPSWVSYSPQARIAGRHVTWVPTSEESEWKLSPEKLDLICRTDPDRPRVVILNYPSNPTGATYSENWLKKLAEVARKYNIILISDEIYSLLDHNGEHVSIARYYPEGTIVSSGLSKWAGAGGWRLGTFTFPSNLKWLQNAMATVASETFTSTSAPIQYAAITAFEDHPEIDEYLLHSRRILKTLGSYFANRLRAKYITVPTPKGGFYLFPNFNLYRERLAARGILTSFELCEAILRETGVAFLPGMDFGRQPEELTARIAYVDFDGESVLKTAMTEYKDTPLTEAFLKKYCSKMIYAIKKLEDWLDEL, from the coding sequence ATGGAAAAAGGACTAAAAAGCAATCATTTTGTAAACCTCAACTTAAATGTTAGAGGCTTAAACCAGTCGGCAACCTTACTTATTAACGAACGAAGCAACGAACTCATTCAGAAAGGAGAAACTGTTTATAAGTTGGGACTTGGCCAATCGCCTTTCCCGGTACCGGAAATTGTACAGGAAGCTTTGCGAAAAAACGCCCATCAGAAAGACTATTTGCCGGTTAAAGGCCTAATTCCCTTGCGCGAAGCAATAGCTGAATTTAATTACCGACACCAGGGTTTGGAGGGATCGGCTGACGATATTATGATTGGCCCCGGCTCGAAAGAACTTATTTTTATTTTACAATTGGTTTATTATGGCGAACTTATTATTCCAACACCAAGCTGGGTATCGTACTCGCCACAAGCGCGTATTGCGGGTCGCCATGTTACATGGGTTCCCACATCAGAAGAAAGCGAATGGAAATTGAGTCCGGAAAAGCTGGACCTGATTTGCCGCACCGACCCCGACCGACCGCGCGTGGTTATTTTAAATTATCCATCGAATCCAACAGGGGCAACCTACTCTGAAAATTGGTTGAAAAAACTGGCCGAAGTAGCCAGGAAATATAATATTATACTGATTTCGGATGAAATTTACAGTTTACTCGACCACAACGGAGAGCATGTATCGATAGCAAGATATTACCCTGAAGGCACCATTGTAAGCAGTGGTTTAAGCAAATGGGCAGGAGCCGGTGGCTGGCGACTTGGCACCTTTACTTTCCCATCGAACTTAAAATGGCTGCAAAACGCCATGGCTACTGTTGCCAGCGAAACATTTACATCAACCAGTGCACCAATACAATACGCAGCAATAACGGCTTTTGAAGATCATCCTGAAATTGATGAATACCTGCTGCATTCGCGCCGTATTTTAAAAACACTTGGCAGCTATTTTGCCAACCGGCTACGTGCAAAATACATTACGGTACCCACGCCGAAAGGTGGATTCTACTTGTTCCCGAATTTTAACCTCTACCGTGAGCGGCTTGCTGCCCGGGGTATTCTTACTTCGTTTGAATTGTGCGAGGCCATTCTTCGCGAAACGGGCGTGGCTTTTCTTCCGGGCATGGACTTTGGGCGTCAACCCGAAGAGCTGACCGCTCGAATTGCCTATGTTGATTTTGATGGCGAAAGTGTTCTGAAAACAGCCATGACTGAATACAAAGACACTCCTTTAACCGAAGCATTTTTGAAAAAATATTGCAGCAAAATGATTTATGCCATAAAAAAACTGGAAGACTGGCTCGATGAATTATAA